A section of the Callospermophilus lateralis isolate mCalLat2 chromosome 16, mCalLat2.hap1, whole genome shotgun sequence genome encodes:
- the Pcmtd1 gene encoding protein-L-isoaspartate O-methyltransferase domain-containing protein 1 isoform X3 produces MGGAVSAGEDNDDLIDNLKEAQYIRTERVEQAFRAIDRGDYYLEGYRDNAYKDLAWKHGNIHLSAPCIYSEVMEALKLQPGLSFLNLGSGTGYLSTMVGLILGPFGINHGIELHSDVVEYAKEKLESFIKNSDSFDKFEFCEPAFVVGNCLQIASDSHQYDRIYCGAGVQKDHENYMKILLKVGGILVMPIEDQLTQIMRTGQNTWESKNILAVSFAPLVQPSKNDNGKSDSVGLRNSLCCQESTGLGSYLHSAHT; encoded by the exons ATGGGAGGAGCTGTGAGTGCTGGGGAAGATAATGATGACTTAATTGATAACCTTAAAGAAGCTCAGTATATCCGTACTGAAAGAGTGGAGCAAGCCTTCAGAGCAATTGATCGTGGAGATTACTATTTGGAAGGCTACAGAGACAATGCTTACAAAGACTTAGCCTGGAAGCATGGAAACATACACTTGTCAGCACCTTGCATTTATTCTGAAGTTATGGAAGCATTGAAACTTCAACCAGGATTATCTTTTCTTAACCTGGGAAGTGGAACCGGATATTTAAGTACAATGGTGGGCTTAATTTtag GTCCTTTTGGAATAAATCATGGGATTGAGCTTCATTCAGATGTGGTGGAATATGCCAAGGAAAAactggagagcttcatcaaaaaTAGTGATAGCTTTGATAA ATTTGAGTTCTGTGAACCTGCATTTGTGGTTGGTAATTGCCTCCAGATAGCATCTGACAGTCATCAGTATGATCGAATTTATTGTGGAGCTGGAGttcagaaagaccatgaaaattaCATGAAAATATTACTAAAAGTTGGAGGCATACTAGTTATGCCTATAGAGGATCAG TTAACACAGATTATGCGAACTGGACAAAATACTTGGGAAAGTAAAAATATTCTTGCTGTTTCATTTGCTCCACTTGTACAACCGAGTAAGAATGATAATGGCAAATCAGATTCTGTGGGACTCCGTAA